The genome window GCTGCATCTCAACGTTTGTCCTTTGGATCTTGCAGTGATAGAGATGTCAAGCCTGAATAGCTTCAGTGGCATGCATTTGGTTTTTAGTGACCGACAATCACGACAGTAAAGAAGCTATGCATTCACAACATGCAAGATCCATAACATAGGCAAACAGCTGCATGTACCAACGTTTGGATTTCATAGGTGTTTTGTACAGATGCACCATGTTACTTTTGTccagatgcaccaacatgttacttttgtcaatacctcccatgtgTGCATTATAATTCTTGATTACTGCAGGGCACTGGAACTCGTTTTCCATCTTTGTTTCCTTGTTATATCTTTCAATAGGAGTCACAGGATTAACCCATACATCATTTGAAAAGTGCTGTGTATGTTTTTTTTGCCTGGCATACAAATTAGTTTGGAATGTGATGTGGTCTATCATGTCTTGAATAAAAAAATCGCTAAAATAGTCATATGCACACCTAATTGTaagaggcttttcatgttcgTATTCAGGCAAAGGGTCATTGTGGATGTCAACCCTGTTCCAGCTGGTCTGAGTTTGAGAAGCAAGCTCATCATGATGATCTTCATCAGGGTACTCCACGATCACaatacctttctttttcttgTCCAATTTTGGCTTTTTggcttttttcctcctcctcataagttgacacctctgcatcctgTGGCAAGTACTCATCACCACTGTCAAGCAATTCCAGATCATCTGCCTCTGCATCAGAGTCACCTTCCTCCAAAATGCAGAGATAGTTGGACTTGTCTTTGGAGGACTCGCCATAAAACAGCTTCTCaagctagaagtgtttacattttggTCTCTCAACCAGTGAGCAGAAGCCATCACCACTTACCTGGAGCGACTCAGGGAAGggttgtgattggtcagaaatagagaatgggaacccAGATATGTAGTGGGTGTAGGAGGAATGCGCCAAATATCATGCTTTCAATAACGACAAATGTCGTTCCTGCCTAAAAAAGGGTTAACTCTCAGTCTGAGGTCTTGTCACTTGCCCCAGCCACGGTAATACCGATTTTATACTGATTTAAAGTACAGCGTAAGAATCCTCGGTCTTAATCTTGTAATACCCTTAAGGaacatatgagagagagagagagagagagagagagagagagagagagagagagaaagagagagagagagaagattcaTCACCTCCATCTTCAATTACATTTAAACTACTACAACATTTCTCCTCTCCACAAACCTACGACGATACgctacaaaaaaatttttttgacaaGCCGAGTTTATTACACAATCAAAATCAATTTCACCTGTTCTCTGGCGCGTGAAACGAAGCGAAAGTACAACCGTGAAAAACAGAAAATGAAGCGTATCTTTTTTCCTCATTATAAAACATATGATGAGTAAACTAGGCGTGAAaacagtgtgagtgagagagaagagTGGAAGCACCTTTCAGCTGAGCTCCAGTATATAAGACAACAGTCATCGCTGAAACGTCAGTCATCTTCCAACGTCTCCAGTACTATCAACACCCTCAACTTACAACATGTTCTCAAAGGTGCTACTCtcgcatttttttttaataattcatgtcaagcgctaaacctatgtgggtcattcagcgcaagacgtggtggaggctgtcTGCTTaacgcaagacgtggtggaggctgtcTGCTtagcgcaagacgtggtggaggctgtcTGCTTAGCGCAAGACACACTTTCTATTTGtactcgcaaaaaaaaaaaaatttttttagactAACCGCATTATGTAGATACTTTTCCCAAACAGTGCTGTTTCCAGAAGGtttgaagtttttttttaacacagaagCATTTTCACCCAGGATATGACTTGCAGCAGGACTAAACTTTCACACATTTGCATTTATTTTCTCTAGGATGCGACctgcaacagtcgactaacacccggccACCTACTTTTACTGCTAGGTCGAGCAAGGAAACTTGCCCGTATGGTTTACAGGGCCTATAAAACGACTAACTTACGTAAAGAAAAGACCGTTGGGGGGTTGAACTTTGAAGATGGGATAGAGCAAGAACAGATTTTGTGAGAGGAGTGTTACTAAGAGGGGAGAAAATAGCTATAAAACGAACCTGGAGCAATTCTGTTGTGAACCGAAAGTTCATATTACTGACCTATGGGTCATTCCTACTGTCCTATAACATTTAATTATTTTTTGTGCTACCAAAGGTATAGAAGAGTGGCCACAGAAAATCCAATTTTCACTTAAAAATCccataaaatatacaataaaataATCTGCATTCCtcagttgattttttttttatcgttaTTACTAGATATATTTAACTTGTGAGCAAATGCAAGAGAATAGACCCCTAAAATTAACATCCTGCAATTTAAAATATTGATATGTCCTTGATATTCATAATAAATTGTTTCATTTATTTCTAATATCTAAGAAGCCAACATTTCTCGCACACGTGTTACTACGCATTATTGCAATAAATGCAATTTTTCCAGGTGGTGGTTGttttagcagtggtggtgatggcaacaCAGAGTCGAGCTCACCCAGAAGTTTATGAACCAGTCTACAAGCCCGTAAGTCTGATCAATGAAATACCTCAAATGCTTTAATAACTGGTAGGGATTACCATAACTTACATTAATTACATAGTGCCAAAATAAACATACAGCATTATACTGAAATACTTTAAATCAAGCCCTCCAATACTAAAGATGGAAAGGTTAGAGGAGGCATATTCAATTTAGAAAGACTGACTTATGTTGACGTTACTCCACGATTTTAATCTTATAAAGATGCTAAAAACTATTGCTTGCAACCATTCAACGCAGATAACAAAAGAACAGTTGGTAGGTACGGATATTACATGCATTTCAACTACTTCATTAACCTactaaacaaaaataaataaagctCCAATAAACGTACAATGATGCGTACTATAGTTACATAGAAGCTTTACAATTTATCAAAGATTGGGTACAACTAAAAATTTTCGATAAAATTGCAAGGAATAGCtgttcaatatatattttttttaaataaaagttCCAAAAACAATACCGCTTTTGTTAGTTGTCATATCTGAAAAAAATCGTATAACCAAGAATTAGTAGAAGACTGTCTTGTATACCATAAACTGAAGTTAATTTTAAAAGAAATACCTCCATATAATGACATATATCAAATTTCTTCATACTGTAACCAGGAGCCGCTgccctactactacaactacgatGTATATGACGACTACAAGGGCGCCAAGTACGGTCACAGTGAGAAGTCAGACGGTAAAGCTGTGTCCGGCTCCTACACCGTAGACCTCCCTGACGGTCGTAAACAAAGGGTATAATGAACTTAAAAATATTAAATCTGTTTCAAGTCCTTGCACTAATTATCTGTAAATAGATGAAAACctatttttatatatacatttatgcaCTTGCGTATTTCTTTCTAAAGGTAACACAGATTTTCCCTCCTATGACGCAAATTGATGGGCATAGATTCTCTCATCGACAAATTTTATCTAGGATGATTCCCCCTTTCCCGCCTCTCCTTTGATGTTTCCTATTGCCCCATTTCATCTCATTTAATTGATTTCACAAAGCCTTAGTAGTATATAGTCACTCAGTATACTAAGGCAATGTACCTCATTAATGATACCTATATATTAACATACCTATTTCCTCGTTGTCTATCCAATAAAACTTCTTCCAAATATTCTCTTTTCAACTTGCTCAAGAGAACGTTAATAGTTTCAATACATTTATCGCCTTAATACTCTTAAATTTATATAAAACAGTTATATTCACATCTTGAATCAAATGTTTAAGCACGTTTAATCATCAGTAAGGGTTCTAGAAGATTTGTTCATATTGTGATCGTCTCTCATACGTTTGGTGTATCCCGCTTCCCTATGAAACTAAATCCTGCCTTACAGCTCCTCATACTTCAAAAGATTTAGCCAGGAAAGCAGTAAATGAAAATACCAGAGTACACAGGAACAAGCTTAGAGAACACCACAGTTACTGAAGCAGAATACTATCAATAACAACGCAACGATATCTATCATTAAATTAAGCACATTATTAATTTGCAGAATGGTGGAAGCTTTTTTGGATAGTTATCCTATGGACATCAGTTGGTATTTTTACTTTGTCACTGCGTAAGCATAAAATGAGTGGCAATTttgcatgtgcaatgtacatcATAATACTTTGTATAGTGATGCTCACATTACAGTATACTCCATATTTTATCCTTACCATAATTACTCCTCCAGTACGCAACGCATCTTGTGTTCGTGGCGCATTTATATATTCGCTACTAAGGATGTGAAAATTATACATATCCACCTGCACATAAACACAAACCAGCTTGACTCATGATTCTTCTGCCTCAGGTGGACTACACAGCTGACCATTATAAGGGATACGTCGCCAAGGTCAGTTACTACGGCAAGGCTCAGCACCCTAAACACTACGGCCCCGCCGTTACTTTCAGACATAAAGGCTATGGCGATGGATACCATGGATAACACATCCATGCTTACTCATAGCTGTTCCCAGGGATCATCGCCTCCGCGTCCCGGTCATCGACCATCTTTAATATTTTGTTATAAAATGTACTTTTTTTTATGTGAAATAAAGCTGTTCTCTCCATACGTTGTATTTTATACATAGTATACAAGAACACGttttccgatcggcttcaaattcctCAGCCCAGGTAAACTGTTACTAGGTGAAGGTTAGTGTAACAGTTGTCATATGCAGGTGCATTCTGTTCAGTTTTAAATAGACTATTCCCGAAAACGTTGATTACGTCTCCGCAAATATTACTCGCTTATACACTTGATAtacatttgaagagtttcgagagtttaattactctcggagcccagccatgggccggGCATACAAATAACCTACAAACAGCTGCACAACATAATTATACAACAACGGTAAATAAAAAATAACCATTTCTGTGTTAactaaaaataaaagaaaacattatatatatatatatatatatatatatatatatatatatatatatatatatatatatatatatatatatatatatatatacatgtcgtgccgaataggcagaacttgcgatcttggcttaaatagcagcgctcatcttgccatataagacaagtgaaaatttgtgtatgcaataatttcgccaaaatcattctgaacctaacgaaaaaaatatatttcactgtgtttgtttagtattaaattattgtaaacaaatctaaaatatatttagttaggttagggtaaaataaattgttcttgttataataaggttaggtaagttttctaagttccttttggtgcaaaattataaatttttacatcaacattaatgaaaaaaaatatatttttaaacgtataagagaaaattttagaaatgacttaattttaaatgagttcttgctaattgaccagttttacatattcggcacgacatatatatatatatatatatatatatatatatatatatatatatagaataaacGCACAGGCGTAATGTTACATTATTTTTAAGCTTAAATGCCCTTCATATAAACAAACACTATTTTCGTATTGATGTAAAATTAGAACCATAAGCGTTGTAGATACAAAATATTCGATACCGAATGAGCGACGAACCATAACAGCCTCACAAATACCTCGCCAGCACATTGTTCAAGTCCACCAAAAAACTCTGGCGGTCCtaatcacacacaacactgaaacTTAATTGAAAATCCATAAATAAACCTGGGCAGGCAAGGCTACCTCAACAGCACCGGGTAATACAAATTAAGGGTGCATATTCATGCGAAATAATATGGTATGCATTCTTTTATAATTTGGCAGCATAACTAAATTGATAACATACCTCTATTAAAGCTTACAAAATATAATGTAGCTTAATCCTATGCCACCAATCGTAGGTCAGCCTCGACATACTGTAGTGTGtattatttaatattaataataaatattaatatcGGAATGTTCAGATCGATTTCCTAGGAGTtatatttaaaataaatattaGCTTTAATTGTCTGGCAAAAAGATCGTTACTTCATAAGCCAAGTCAACAATTTCTATTCAAACAagcacactattacacaaacacATTATTACCAAAATTTTTGACATTTTGTTTTCAAGTAAAGTTCACAAACATTACTTATAGGGCTGGTAAAAGAAGAAAAATTTTCAAAACAGTTGGGGGAAGAAATTCGAGTTTTCCTTGAAGTACATTTATTCTCTTCTCGGAGGCTGTGGTTCCCAGCACCGTCACACTAATCACGGAGCCGAAATTCAAAACTGAAAATATTACATTTTTATTAGATTTAAGTATTCTGTCACGGTAAAAGACACGCAGGAACTGCTCCTCTAAAACTTCGTTACGCAAGTCTGACATCTCCTTTAAGAAGACCCTGATCTTTGGAATCATTATTCAGATAATAACCTCGATTTCTCAAGGGGTAAAAATCACGTGCCTGGGAACCTCCCTCGAAGAGAAGGGTGATGACGATGGATTTTTATCCTGTGCGTAattagagagaggggggagaggggagtctCCTCATTAGCGGATGCTGCCTCCAGCACCTTTATTATCTCTACTAGTTTTATTCTGCGAGATCTTAATTTATTGATTACTGAATGGCAGGGACGAGGGACTAGAAAGCTACTCACCTAACTTATATGAGAGACAAAATAATGAAGAAGCTTTGAGGTCTGTGAAATATCCTTGAAACGTCTTCCAACGTCTTTAATTAATTACATGCCCAGGCTTGTGTGTGATTATCCAGGATAAATTGCACCACACCACTGATTATTTCACTGAAACCCAgcaacatatattattattattattaaaaagcaAGCGTTAAACACCCCCAGCATACAGGCTATAAGGCATACAAAATACAGCAAAAGTTAACACAAGTTTCATGAATTCTAATTAAAATTCATGTTAATGTGTTTTTACTTATGTTGTTTTTAAAAACGTACGTACGTATGTCTGTAtgactgattatatatatatatatatatatatatatatacatacacaaaaccacagggggagttgaatgatagctctaggtctttcgagTTGCGATCAACACAACAAGAGCTTGCAATGTTACAGGACTGAGTAGAAAGTCcaggcagatatatatatatatatatatatatatatatatatatatatatatatatatatatatatagagagagagagagagagagagagagagagagagaccacgtGATCATCAATTTCCATTAATAATAAGGGTACCTATACGTACATGTTATAAACAACAGGCAGCGAGTGACAATGGTCACTAGATTATGGGCTGTCACTGTGAAACCTCACTTCCAGCCTCAATATTTTGTTTCCAGGGTATTATTTTTGTCTTGGTCATGGCTCATACTCGgtggaatgaaaaaaaaaaaatccatattaTCAGCGATATATTGCATGGTTCGATCTTAATTATGGATGATGCTTCTTTAATGTAATTGTATTTTTAGTATTCGTTTAATTACTTTTATTGCTGTATTTTTAGTATTCGTTTAATTACTTTTATGTCCAAGTGCCCCTTCCTCTTTAAAACCCGGCCAAGGCCTAACTCCTGGGGAAGTCTTTCGCCTCTCTTGTGATTCTCTACCACGTTGCCTCCATGCTACCTGCCAATCCCTAAAGCCGCCTCCAGGCCCAATCTTACCTGCCTCTGCCTTCCCACCCCCTCCCCGGGGCTCTGGCATATAAACAGGGCGAGCAAGAGAGTAAGAAACCAGTGTGCTGCCACTGTCACTGCAGGTCACTCCTCATACACGAGCTGCCATGTTCCTTAAGGTCGCTGTTCATGCTGTCACTGATAATGTTCTTTTAGGACATCCATTTTTTTGCAATGTTATTTAGCAAGTCAAGCAACAAGTTTTAAATTTAACAGATTTATTGAATTATGTGTGATTTTGTTTTTTCTCTTTCATTTGGCATCCATACATATGACAAAATCCTAAATACAGAGAAAAATATGTAAAACGTCTTTGGCAAAAAATTCTTAATATTGACTAAAATTAAATGAAACAATTACAAAAGGCATCTTATAAAATTAGAATGAATTACAATGAATTATGATCACATCAAAATATATGAAACAGTATTTCATAACTCTCTTTGGCGTgtaggtgttggtgatggtggtgctggcgatggtggtggaggtgcagcCTAGCCCTGGAGGCTACCAGCCTGTCTATTACCCGGTACGCTTTTATGATTGTCTATTTTTAACAAGATGAAGTCTCGGTAAAACTACCATAAGGCCCCCtgcgagtttagtgcttccccacggTCAATATTTATGCAAGTTACTGCTAACGATGTTaatttttaatattatataaacacATTAAATGGTCATTCTAAGTTATTCTTCAGGAGTTTAAAAATAATGTAACAAACAAGTGAAATTCTTCAAAAACAAGTAAAAATAATTAACGTCAACTTTTTCATATTAATATTACAATATTAACATGTGCAAAATATAGAGATAATACGCGTTTTAAAAATCATAATTGAGATATTTCTAAATCAAATATTTTCCTTGAATTTTATATTTTGGATGAAGTTTACACTCTGAATGAAACAAACACCTCATTCTTGGGTAAACTTTCCGCTACGTTGAAATTCTTTACGAACGTTTGAATTATTAATTTCCAGCAGTGTTAGACAATACTTTGTGCGGAATGATTTCCTTCTTTACCTAGTTCTTGGCTGGACACAAGTattattaatgcattacttaTAAAGTTAATAATTTGTGTTGCATGACAATACGATAAGCGTACCTGCATGGTGACGTGTACCGGCATGGGTGACATGTACCGGCATGGGTGACATGTACCGGCATGGGTGACATGTACCGGCATGGGTGACATGTACTGACTTTTACCGACTTGTTCAACATGACCTAGTTGAGTACTCGAATATGTAAAGACAAACAATGACTAATTCTATTGTATTCTGATTACATAACAATCATCAATTATCTCCCCCTCCCCAGTCACCAATGCCCTACTACTTCGACTACAACGTATACGATCACTACGGAGGCAACTACCACCGCAGTGAACATTCAGATGGCTACAGGTCCCACGGACAATACAATGTATACTACCCAGGCGGTTCCACGCAGACCAAGAAGTACTGATGGACTACTGATAATGTGCCGTAGGCTAGGTTTCTCGTACTATGTAAGGAGCTATCACGAAATAACAACATCCACGCATAACATTGGTAGGTTTTCAAAAACCTGTCGACTGCATGTCAATTATTAAGGTCATACGTCGCGTGTATATTAACATCAAGAATACGTTAATCCCTTAACTATAATTCAGAGAAAAATTTTTAAGTGGATATACCATAACGCTGCAATTAATGAAAGTTAAACTAGGATCAGTAAGTAACGCTAATAGAACAGTGCCACGTGTACTTCCTCATTAGTTATATACACATATTAAGAACTAATCCATCCGAAGTGCCCAATGATGATGGATTACCAAGAGAAAAATCCTGCCAGCATGAAGAGCCCAAGAACAAAGGAAAGTATCCACACAGACATTCGCTCCCTATTTATTACATATTCATCGATGTGTGCATTATTTACTCATACTACTCTAAACGGACGTGCTTTTTTGTACTCTAAATACGTATGATTTTATACgaaataaattaaatatatatatatatatatatatatatatgtatatatatatatatatatatatatatatatatatatatatatatatatatatatatatatatatatatatatatatatatatatatatatatatatatatatattatatatatatatatatatatatatattatataatatatatatataatatatatatatataatatatatataatatatatatatatatatatatatatatatataatatataggatggagtccacctctggtgtaaattgtaggacccatagcctcggagaagtggataaaaaggcttcaaggaagaatatttggattccTTCCTGAagacgtttgaatattccacttcccctaccaccccatcttttctatttttttttttttaccaataggaatattttattacataatatggtacagaagatttaagagatgcattgttgatataaaggtggcatatacggtacatgttacgtgtgtatcaccgattataaggcgaaaatctcctccagctcctcagagctggggcgtgtgcccaaaatacatatatatacacaaccaGACTTTTTAATTTCCCAGATATATATAAAAAACCTTGTTTTTAATGTTcaagaaaaaaattattacaaTGGACAAATGGCACTGTTATCCTGCATGCACACAACTCATATCCTACAACTTCTCCTCTACTACAACCACAGTCTATATTAGTTTATTCAAGCCAAGTAAACTCGACCACAGCCGCAACTATACAACCGCAAATGTGTATTGCCCAATAAATAATACAACTACTCAATAAATAATACAACTACGTTTGGTTGTAGAGTTCAAAGATTATGTCATAAGGTTTTTAAACCACATCGACACAGCCAAATCAATATAATGTCaaccacacccacatacccattAACAACCTCAGTGttaaccacacctcaccatcttACTCAGACGAAACTGCAGCCTCACAGTCTCATGCCCAGTCTCTCCCATTCCCTGTGCGCGCTCGCTTAGtctacgcacgcacacacaagcaTTCATGCACGCACAAGCGCGAACACACATTCACAAGTCTAGTATACTAAAAGCCCCGAGAAACATGGGAAACAAAGTCCCAACTCTGAAACAACACTCTTAAATAGTCACACCCAACATAAAAAGACAACATTCACATCCAGAATATATGTTTAATACAGTTTCCTTGTCGTGCTGATTCCTGTAggtaagaagaaaaaaaaagtcataaAAACATTTTTCATAGTGATAACAAATATCTGTGTAAGTTTTTCAACTCAGCTCGTCGACGAGTGTCGTGCAAGGCAACAAACAGGAACGACCAGTGTTATTGTTTCTCGAGTGCTCTTGCAAAACGTACAGTTCCCCAGCTCCATTTTATAATCCAACATACATTCTTATGCTCCACTCGTATTGTTATTTTCCTGGTTCGCATTTAATTTAATGCCCCTCCTATTCTGTGCCTCGCTTTTCTCAAGTTTATTTCTCCCAACTTATGTAGTGTACATTTTTGCAAATATATTCTTCTCTCTGTACGTTGTTTTTATCCTTTATCAATTTAATCGCCTCCTCTCTAATACCACTCATGCTTGATTTCGAAccatttttacacattttcattcCTCACTCATAATCTTTCACATGTATTCTTCCTCATTTTACTTATACTTTTAGAAGCGAACCATGTTTCCTCAAAAGCTGAGAACAGTTTAGGAAGTGGGATAGTGGCAACCAGTTAACATACTGGATACGCAGGAGAAGCAGATGATCTACCTCGTTTGATACATGTCTAGGTTTACTGGCTTGGATTTCCCTTGCGAGTTACAGAGAATAATAAAATGAAGACGTGTGTGATTCTAGATAAACTAAAAGTCTCTCTTTCCCAAGTTAAACTGTGAAAGTTGTGGAAATTCATAATGTTCGATAAagatgttattttatattacgtTAAATCGTGGTATATTAATTTTGATGCCCAAGACCATTATTTGTACTTTAATAAAATGTTGTACAAATAAATGTCTCCATTGTCAGGGCCTGCTGAAGAGAGCCTAATTAAAAGCCGAAATATACGGCCATATCTTCATTATTTGGTTAACTTATGTCTCCAGGTAGAGTTTTCAGTTTACACACACCATCTCAGGTTCGAATCCTCGTCCAAACCTTGGAAAAAGTTGCATTGTTTACCATGATTTTTATGAAATACTGACTTTGCTTAGACTTAATGGGACAAgggtatctatatatatatatatatatatatatatatatatatatatatatatatatatatatatatatatgtaaaaatgcAGTCGCTTTTATTATTGGAGGCGCCTGATAACATCGCCTGAAAAAAATCCATTTCTTATTGTAGCTGCCAAGGCTGAGTGGTCAGAGTGTAAACAAGCATTTCTAATAACCCGAGTTCGACTTGGTCTTTTTGCTGAAAAAATTGGCATCGTTTATAAGAATTTTCCTGAAGCATACATACGCACAAGCGTGTATACTCTCGTGTTTATGCTTGTGTGCGCGTGCATGCAAAACAAAACAATTACCTCTTCAAGGTCCTCTTTTTCATTTTTGTTGAGTTGAAGGTGGGCCCACACAGGTAAACACATGAGCTGGTGAGCACGAGAGCATTTTGGTGCCATTTGTGCTGCTTGCGTCACTGTTGCGTGACAGCAAGAACAAAGCCCAAGAATTAAAAATACACAAAGTACGCAATATTTCGCTTTACGAAAAATAAGGTAGGGTTCTCATGTCTCTCAGACATTACATAATTTAGGCCTCTTTTCTATAAGAAGTAATGGGAAGATGGGGTGCTGAAAGAGAATCTTATTgcattatggaaaaaaaaaatcacctgacAGGGATGTTATGTGATGATTCGTTGAGTGGTGTCGCTGAAACAATAACAAGTGTAAGTAGCAACCGCTGGCATGTGCTGGTATGGACGGTGGTGTCTAAAAGTACCGACGTAAATAGTTTAAGTCATTGATCTTATGGCGCTCCACGGTAGAACTAACACTGGCTTAACCTTCAGACTCGCTGGtccgagaggagagagaggaaagaaaacAACTGGGATAGAGAGACGAAGAGAGGAAAGAGTTAATTACGTATAGGTGAATAATGACTATCAAATAAATCTCACTTTTTAGGGCAGTTATCGAAATTATTAGCCAGGCCTCTGGTGACGACTCGACATGATACGAGTTTCTCTCACTAAatgtcacacacaacaccaccattacaacactaCTGCAAAGCAATTAAAAAAATAAAGCCTAAGGAAAATATAACAGATGATATGTATAAATGCCAATGAAAAACACCGTATTATTGCAATTATCTTTAGTCTTTATCTTCTTGGTAATGTGCCATAAAACTTACCACACAAACAAGTTTATAAACAGCTGATAAAGGAATTAGGAAAAAATTA of Cherax quadricarinatus isolate ZL_2023a chromosome 61, ASM3850222v1, whole genome shotgun sequence contains these proteins:
- the LOC128699268 gene encoding pro-resilin-like, whose protein sequence is MATQSRAHPEVYEPVYKPEPLPYYYNYDVYDDYKGAKYGHSEKSDGKAVSGSYTVDLPDGRKQRVDYTADHYKGYVAKVSYYGKAQHPKHYGPAVTFRHKGYGDGYHG